A genomic segment from Lignipirellula cremea encodes:
- a CDS encoding IS4 family transposase, translating to MAAKQKRKQKAQKSEQARAAEFDAVFAQLEEIVDLRQADELQPSHAQTIYTSGVVLWLLVLQRLRGGCSMAEAVKALIEQRPDIVPDNKRIEEATLSSSTAAYSRGRSRLSLETVMWLCNAVWRSLVDNAPPTFGGRRVFALDGTTISLRPEWELYDVFPPASNQYGESAWPMAYLVVAHEVESGAALPPEIGAMYGDQAVSETSLIHDHLQRIPADSVILVDTAYGITRVAYEFHTANQRFVVRMKKDRFRRLQKDAELIEQGEDWKTYRGQWTPSRRELRDNPQLPEDFSLPIRLHVFESVHGETIYLATDLTDELDVIADLYSQRWRVETDLSQIKVTLDIENILAKSPEMFRKELMASIVAYNLTIQFRKQAAEQANVPPRRLSFTGVWDVFRIFLLQKTFPDAGAWRTAYARALKYAAREKLPNRPGRSYSRESYKRRSKSSHFKKRSPPWNQPENEPK from the coding sequence ATGGCGGCCAAACAGAAACGTAAGCAGAAAGCACAGAAATCCGAGCAGGCGCGGGCGGCGGAGTTTGACGCCGTGTTTGCCCAGTTGGAAGAGATCGTGGATCTCCGCCAGGCCGATGAGTTGCAGCCCTCCCACGCCCAAACGATTTACACGTCTGGCGTCGTCCTGTGGCTGTTGGTCTTGCAGCGATTGCGCGGCGGTTGCTCGATGGCCGAGGCGGTCAAGGCCTTGATCGAGCAGCGCCCGGACATCGTGCCCGACAATAAACGCATCGAAGAAGCGACCCTCTCTTCCAGCACCGCGGCGTACTCCCGGGGCCGGAGCCGTTTGTCGCTGGAGACCGTCATGTGGCTCTGCAACGCCGTCTGGCGGTCGCTGGTCGACAACGCTCCGCCCACCTTCGGCGGGCGACGCGTGTTCGCGCTGGACGGCACGACGATCTCGCTGAGACCGGAATGGGAACTGTACGACGTCTTCCCGCCCGCTTCCAATCAGTACGGAGAGTCGGCCTGGCCGATGGCCTATCTGGTCGTGGCTCATGAGGTCGAAAGTGGAGCGGCGTTGCCCCCGGAAATCGGTGCGATGTACGGCGACCAGGCGGTCTCGGAAACCAGCCTGATCCACGATCATTTACAACGCATCCCGGCCGATTCGGTGATTCTGGTCGACACAGCTTACGGCATTACGCGTGTCGCCTACGAGTTCCACACGGCCAATCAACGCTTCGTGGTGCGGATGAAGAAGGACCGCTTTCGCCGGCTGCAAAAGGACGCCGAGTTGATCGAACAAGGCGAGGACTGGAAAACGTATCGAGGACAATGGACGCCCAGTCGCCGCGAGCTGCGCGACAATCCTCAATTGCCGGAGGACTTCTCGCTGCCGATTCGGCTGCACGTGTTCGAAAGCGTCCACGGCGAAACAATCTATCTGGCGACCGACCTGACCGACGAATTGGACGTCATCGCCGATTTGTATAGTCAGCGGTGGCGTGTGGAAACAGATCTCTCACAGATCAAGGTGACGCTCGACATCGAGAACATCCTCGCCAAGAGTCCTGAGATGTTCCGCAAAGAACTGATGGCGTCGATCGTGGCCTATAACCTGACGATCCAGTTCCGCAAACAGGCGGCGGAACAGGCCAACGTACCGCCGCGGCGGCTCAGCTTCACCGGCGTGTGGGACGTGTTCCGCATCTTCCTGCTCCAAAAAACATTCCCCGACGCCGGCGCCTGGCGCACGGCTTACGCACGAGCGCTCAAGTACGCAGCGCGAGAGAAATTGCCGAACCGCCCCGGCCGGAGCTACTCCCGCGAAAGCTACAAACGCCGCTCCAAATCCTCGCATTTTAAAAAAAGATCTCCACCCTGGAACCAACCCGAAAACGAGCCAAAGTGA
- a CDS encoding rhomboid family intramembrane serine protease — MRHIGQIPQENMAERFAAYLLTQGVDSIAELEGDAWGIWIRDENQVHRAKEELAKFRDAPDSPQYVEAQTKASRLLREDEERRKRAKKNVVNMNSRWRRMPNPGRPGSGFSMQSTPVTLVLIAASVIVTLLANFGNNPENAVYRGVMFMDPVHRDADITVRDFDQPQFRLTDIRQGQVWRVLSPIFLHLDILHLLFNVYWLFLLGSQIENRFGSLVLGALVLSMGLFSTVMQGMFPVEWGGWPWGGGMSGVVYGLLGYIWILSRFDPNSGLYLSQLTLILMLVWLFACLTGKVGPVANVAHFAGIGSGMSLAFLRILVSRK; from the coding sequence ATGCGCCATATTGGACAAATTCCCCAGGAAAACATGGCCGAACGCTTCGCCGCGTATCTGCTGACCCAGGGGGTCGACTCGATCGCCGAGTTGGAAGGGGACGCCTGGGGGATCTGGATTCGCGATGAGAACCAGGTCCATCGCGCCAAAGAAGAGCTGGCTAAATTTCGTGATGCGCCGGACAGCCCCCAGTATGTGGAGGCCCAGACCAAGGCCAGCCGATTGCTCCGCGAGGACGAAGAACGGCGAAAACGGGCCAAGAAGAACGTGGTCAACATGAACAGCCGCTGGCGCCGGATGCCCAACCCGGGACGTCCTGGCAGCGGGTTTTCAATGCAGTCGACGCCCGTCACACTGGTGCTGATTGCCGCCTCGGTGATTGTCACGCTGCTGGCGAATTTCGGCAACAACCCGGAAAACGCCGTGTATCGCGGCGTGATGTTCATGGACCCGGTGCATCGTGATGCCGACATAACGGTCCGGGATTTCGACCAGCCGCAATTTCGACTGACCGATATTCGCCAGGGGCAAGTTTGGCGCGTGCTGTCGCCGATCTTTTTGCACCTGGACATTCTTCATCTGCTATTCAATGTGTACTGGCTGTTCCTGCTGGGCAGTCAGATTGAGAACCGTTTTGGCTCCCTGGTGCTGGGCGCGCTGGTGTTGTCGATGGGCCTTTTTTCCACCGTGATGCAAGGGATGTTTCCCGTGGAATGGGGTGGCTGGCCATGGGGCGGCGGCATGTCGGGGGTCGTGTATGGGCTGCTGGGTTATATCTGGATTTTGTCCCGGTTCGACCCGAACAGTGGATTGTATCTGTCGCAGCTGACGCTCATTTTGATGCTGGTCTGGCTGTTCGCCTGCCTGACCGGCAAAGTGGGACCCGTCGCCAATGTGGCGCACTTCGCCGGCATCGGTTCCGGCATGTCGCTGGCCTTCCTGCGAATCCTGGTCAGCCGCAAGTAG
- a CDS encoding ParA family protein has protein sequence MRSIAIINQKGGVGKTTTAVNLSAALAQRGHRVCLMDLDPQAHASLHLGLTLADGEPSVYDLLTGDASVADVRRQIDENLFVAPAHLDLAAAEMELAGEVGREIILRDKLAADHEPFDFLILDCPPSLGLLTLNALTAVEEVFLPLQPHFLALHGLSKLLRTVQLVARRLNKSLRLTGVVFCMYESGTRLAAEVSTDVSEFFAGGSEPGCVWADAVNFQTRIRRNIRLAEAPSYGQSIFQYSPHSNGAEDYNNLALEVLGESLPELESAAAKLAAPLTI, from the coding sequence ATGCGGTCGATCGCCATCATCAACCAAAAGGGCGGCGTGGGTAAAACCACGACTGCTGTCAACTTGAGCGCGGCCCTGGCCCAGCGCGGCCATCGCGTTTGCCTGATGGACCTGGACCCCCAGGCCCATGCCTCGCTGCATCTGGGTTTAACCCTGGCCGACGGCGAACCTTCGGTCTACGACCTGCTGACCGGCGACGCCTCGGTGGCCGATGTCCGGCGCCAGATCGACGAGAACCTGTTTGTGGCGCCGGCCCACCTGGATCTGGCCGCGGCCGAAATGGAACTGGCGGGCGAAGTCGGCCGCGAGATCATCCTGCGCGACAAGCTGGCGGCCGACCACGAGCCGTTTGACTTTCTGATTCTTGACTGCCCGCCCTCCCTGGGCCTGCTGACGCTCAATGCACTGACGGCCGTGGAAGAGGTCTTCCTGCCGCTGCAGCCGCACTTTCTGGCCCTGCACGGTCTGAGCAAACTGCTGCGCACGGTGCAACTGGTCGCTCGGCGCTTGAATAAATCGCTGCGGCTGACGGGCGTGGTGTTTTGCATGTACGAATCGGGCACGCGACTGGCGGCCGAAGTCAGCACCGACGTGTCGGAATTCTTCGCCGGCGGCAGCGAACCCGGCTGCGTCTGGGCCGATGCGGTCAACTTCCAGACCCGCATCCGACGCAACATTCGCCTGGCGGAAGCTCCCAGTTACGGACAGTCGATCTTCCAGTACTCGCCGCACTCCAACGGCGCCGAAGATTACAACAACCTCGCGCTCGAAGTGCTGGGCGAATCGCTGCCGGAACTCGAATCGGCCGCCGCCAAACTGGCCGCCCCACTGACCATTTAG
- a CDS encoding type II CAAX endopeptidase family protein — protein MSFVDPPRGGEDQPAESEYVLASDYRPDMFVGSDGNETPPGINWSLSGKLWAGVSWGVILVIVGLFLFSPYRRAANLDPLEEAAEEAPESPHSTPDSVVFELQAKYLVGAGQLPGISKEELFQEGRRLFNSGPMDRRFRFITLTGEMAGPTAALEELSSLQELLKKHQHRLTEQEQETFDLLRRAYTDYSQQEWTAPSLSATDKQKLETRLGWFGRLALAPDQSLPSEELDPELSNALEAATETSGGIAGSQDVDRDSPPEPVYDSPPEPTSAGSSEVKEDSQPESAEESVPPADVENPDENEAAAEVDVTEEFDAPPEPARTPAEQSEESAEDAAAAAPVVTTPGRSTLLGEAMRIMALILSVGMLGLAIGFLGLIGGGVFMALIVKRRLKSRVDAGSPHGGVYAETFALWLVLFLVLGMAASLIESGSWGLALQALVFFGSLSVLIWPLIRGVSWNTLVRDIGWTRPVSYWDPVLGVICHICSVPLLLTGLLGTMIVFQLVGMTAGEAAGDPFAPISSPAHPAVQWMADAGLWGKLQIALLACVAAPIVEETMFRGVLYRHLRDATAGWRITASVTFAAILNGLVFAAIHPQGIIAIPILGAIAVGFSLMREWRGSLVTSMAAHAFNNSMVMGMLFFLL, from the coding sequence ATGTCGTTTGTCGACCCGCCGCGCGGCGGCGAGGATCAACCTGCCGAGAGCGAGTATGTTCTCGCCAGTGACTACCGTCCCGATATGTTCGTCGGCAGCGACGGGAACGAAACACCGCCGGGCATAAACTGGTCCCTTAGCGGCAAGCTCTGGGCGGGCGTGTCCTGGGGCGTGATTCTGGTGATTGTCGGGTTGTTTCTGTTCTCTCCGTACCGCCGCGCTGCCAATCTGGACCCGCTGGAAGAAGCGGCCGAGGAAGCGCCGGAGTCGCCGCATTCCACGCCGGATTCAGTCGTCTTTGAGCTGCAGGCCAAATACCTGGTCGGCGCAGGCCAGTTACCGGGCATTTCCAAGGAAGAGCTCTTCCAGGAGGGGCGGCGTCTTTTCAACAGCGGCCCGATGGATCGCCGCTTCCGCTTCATCACGTTGACCGGCGAAATGGCTGGCCCGACCGCAGCGCTCGAAGAATTGTCCAGCCTGCAGGAACTCCTGAAAAAACACCAGCACCGCCTGACCGAACAGGAGCAGGAGACGTTCGACCTGCTGCGACGCGCCTACACGGACTACAGTCAACAGGAATGGACGGCCCCTTCGCTGAGCGCAACGGACAAACAGAAGCTGGAAACCCGACTCGGCTGGTTCGGCCGGCTCGCCCTGGCGCCCGACCAGTCGCTGCCGTCGGAGGAGTTGGATCCGGAACTGTCGAACGCACTGGAAGCCGCAACGGAAACGTCAGGCGGTATCGCCGGCTCGCAAGACGTTGACCGGGATTCGCCGCCGGAACCCGTTTATGACTCTCCGCCGGAACCGACTTCCGCCGGGAGTTCGGAAGTAAAAGAGGACTCGCAGCCGGAGTCGGCAGAAGAGTCTGTCCCTCCGGCCGACGTCGAAAACCCGGACGAAAACGAAGCCGCCGCCGAAGTTGATGTCACTGAAGAATTCGACGCGCCGCCCGAACCGGCGAGAACGCCTGCAGAACAATCCGAGGAATCCGCGGAAGACGCTGCCGCGGCGGCGCCGGTGGTGACGACGCCCGGCCGCAGCACGCTGCTGGGCGAAGCGATGCGCATCATGGCGTTGATTCTGAGCGTCGGGATGCTGGGGCTGGCGATCGGCTTCCTGGGGCTGATCGGCGGCGGGGTGTTCATGGCGCTGATCGTCAAGCGGCGGCTGAAGTCCCGGGTGGACGCCGGCTCTCCGCACGGCGGCGTGTATGCGGAAACGTTCGCGCTGTGGCTGGTGCTATTCCTGGTGCTGGGGATGGCGGCCAGCCTGATCGAAAGCGGCAGCTGGGGGCTAGCGCTACAGGCGCTGGTCTTTTTTGGCAGCTTGTCCGTGCTGATCTGGCCGCTGATTCGCGGCGTGTCCTGGAATACGCTGGTGCGTGATATTGGCTGGACTCGGCCCGTTTCCTACTGGGATCCGGTGCTGGGAGTCATCTGTCACATTTGTTCTGTGCCGTTATTACTGACGGGCCTGCTGGGCACGATGATCGTGTTCCAGCTGGTCGGAATGACGGCGGGAGAGGCAGCCGGCGATCCGTTTGCGCCGATCTCTTCGCCTGCGCACCCGGCCGTGCAATGGATGGCGGACGCGGGGCTGTGGGGGAAGCTGCAGATTGCCTTGCTGGCTTGTGTGGCCGCGCCGATTGTTGAAGAGACCATGTTCCGCGGGGTGCTGTATCGCCATTTACGGGACGCCACAGCCGGCTGGCGGATCACGGCGAGCGTAACGTTCGCCGCGATCCTGAATGGGCTGGTGTTCGCCGCGATTCATCCGCAAGGGATCATCGCCATTCCGATCCTGGGGGCGATCGCCGTGGGCTTTTCCTTGATGCGGGAATGGCGCGGCTCGCTCGTCACGTCAATGGCGGCGCACGCCTTTAACAACAGCATGGTGATGGGCATGCTGTTCTTCCTGCTGTAA
- a CDS encoding helix-turn-helix domain-containing protein has translation MQYSFRLAELIGHVPDPRRRPGTIKSIVDYTGLDRHQVASLLKNEMKYIPLKALSRLCDFLVEHGYARADQLPGALFAIEPENFWELLARRRRLELCLGVRRPEKTDAFEGAWVAASDSVLLGELLNGVSTLGGTAKLRYGKQEPGAEGEIDPDNPPRSAMLAEQEPPQPETLKQVLVWSPGQGSPEEVFNRGREAFSEFADSASDKALICVGSVKSNPVAELLIASAFSCDPFETQVPATPAERSCPFFLRYRDDDPQPPSCSAGAQLSLEQPGKEPGFYYEKADGSWECCPWDGSRHDTALVFYVHREAQGLLEMALGGFSGRATRLLAKVLATQAESFWPPTYDAQGMAVGAFIARFTFPHPVKRHDILRTDLVAESEIVRVPVEALERRLAAVVPPPGRSVAEAGDESLE, from the coding sequence ATGCAGTACTCTTTTCGTTTAGCCGAACTCATCGGCCATGTCCCGGACCCCAGGCGGCGGCCCGGCACCATCAAGTCGATCGTCGACTACACGGGCCTGGACCGGCACCAGGTCGCCTCGTTGCTCAAGAACGAGATGAAGTATATCCCGCTCAAGGCCTTGTCGCGACTGTGCGACTTTCTGGTCGAGCATGGCTACGCGCGGGCCGATCAGTTGCCTGGCGCCCTGTTCGCAATCGAGCCGGAAAACTTCTGGGAGCTGCTGGCCCGGCGACGAAGGCTGGAGCTGTGCCTGGGGGTGCGGCGACCGGAAAAGACCGACGCCTTTGAAGGCGCCTGGGTCGCTGCCTCGGACTCGGTTCTGCTGGGCGAACTGTTAAACGGCGTATCGACCCTGGGCGGCACCGCCAAGTTGCGCTACGGCAAGCAGGAACCGGGCGCCGAAGGCGAAATCGACCCGGACAATCCGCCACGCAGCGCCATGCTGGCCGAGCAGGAACCGCCGCAGCCGGAAACGCTCAAGCAGGTGCTGGTGTGGAGTCCCGGCCAGGGCTCGCCGGAGGAAGTGTTTAACCGCGGTCGTGAGGCTTTTTCGGAGTTTGCGGATTCCGCCAGCGACAAAGCATTGATCTGCGTGGGCAGCGTCAAAAGCAACCCGGTCGCGGAGCTGTTGATTGCCAGCGCGTTCAGTTGCGATCCGTTTGAAACGCAGGTGCCCGCGACGCCGGCGGAGCGGTCGTGCCCGTTCTTTTTGCGCTATCGCGACGACGACCCGCAGCCGCCTTCCTGTTCGGCGGGCGCCCAACTGTCGCTGGAACAGCCGGGCAAAGAGCCGGGCTTTTATTATGAAAAGGCCGATGGCAGCTGGGAGTGCTGTCCCTGGGACGGCTCCCGGCATGATACGGCTTTGGTGTTCTACGTGCATCGGGAAGCGCAGGGACTGCTGGAAATGGCGCTCGGCGGATTCTCGGGCCGGGCGACCCGTCTGCTGGCCAAGGTGCTGGCGACCCAGGCCGAAAGTTTTTGGCCGCCGACTTACGACGCCCAGGGGATGGCGGTCGGGGCGTTTATCGCCCGGTTCACCTTCCCGCATCCGGTCAAACGGCACGATATTTTGCGGACCGATCTGGTGGCGGAGAGCGAGATCGTCCGCGTGCCAGTCGAAGCGCTGGAGCGGCGTCTGGCGGCGGTGGTTCCGCCGCCGGGGCGAAGCGTTGCAGAAGCCGGCGACGAATCGCTAGAATAA
- a CDS encoding DUF58 domain-containing protein, with protein sequence MAQSLLNRYLSPDALNHLANRPIQPLELVIGNLAGAHKSPLSGFAVEFAGHREYSPGDDPKHVDWRVFYTRDKYFVKQYELETNFICHLVLDVSASMRYGEGYEQKLNFASRLAVTLGHAVVGQSDKVSLTTFDDKVRGYVSPSNAMSQIVRMAHHLDEISPVEKTAMGDCLHEFATRTGRREIVMIFSDFFTDLDELESVIQRMRYQRHEVVLFQILHHDELAFELEGMVKFVGLESDDDLLAQSEDLKASYLTAMRKFSTELEEVASRNRCEFVQVDTSRSMGEMLADYLNRRSRLNRGR encoded by the coding sequence ATGGCTCAAAGTCTTCTGAACCGCTATCTCAGCCCCGACGCCCTGAACCACCTGGCGAATCGCCCGATTCAGCCGCTGGAACTGGTCATTGGCAATCTGGCCGGCGCCCACAAGTCGCCGTTGTCGGGTTTTGCGGTGGAATTCGCCGGCCATCGAGAGTATTCGCCGGGCGACGACCCCAAGCACGTCGACTGGCGGGTGTTCTACACTCGCGACAAGTACTTCGTAAAGCAGTACGAGCTGGAAACGAACTTCATCTGCCATCTGGTGCTGGATGTCAGCGCCTCCATGCGGTACGGCGAAGGGTACGAACAAAAGCTGAACTTCGCTTCCCGCCTGGCGGTCACCCTGGGCCATGCGGTTGTCGGCCAGAGCGACAAGGTTTCGCTGACCACGTTTGACGACAAGGTGCGGGGTTACGTTTCCCCCAGCAACGCCATGAGCCAGATTGTGCGGATGGCCCATCACCTGGATGAAATTTCGCCGGTCGAAAAAACAGCGATGGGCGATTGCCTGCACGAATTCGCCACCCGCACCGGTCGTCGCGAGATCGTCATGATCTTCTCCGACTTCTTCACCGATCTGGACGAGCTGGAGTCCGTCATTCAGCGGATGCGCTACCAGCGGCACGAGGTGGTGCTGTTCCAGATTCTGCACCACGACGAGCTGGCCTTTGAGCTCGAAGGGATGGTCAAGTTCGTTGGCCTGGAAAGCGACGACGATCTGCTGGCCCAGTCAGAAGACCTGAAAGCCTCCTACCTGACCGCCATGCGGAAGTTTTCCACCGAGCTGGAAGAAGTGGCCTCGCGGAACCGGTGCGAGTTTGTGCAGGTCGACACCAGCCGCTCCATGGGCGAAATGCTGGCCGACTATCTCAACCGCCGCAGCCGGTTGAATCGCGGCCGCTAA
- a CDS encoding AAA family ATPase has translation MSEQPGTPSEQDDLAAVKKCEAAFNKIREQLAKVIVGQDEVIEQVLIAMFARGHALLEGVPGLAKTLLISSLAESLHLTFKRIQFTPDLMPSDVTGADVIQEDPETHQRAYRFLPGPIFANMLLADEINRTPPKTQAAMLEAMQEHQVSAGGSMHKLPAPFFVLATQNPLEQEGTYPLPEAQLDRFLLYVKVGYPSAAEEWEIARRVTTSQMGKIDPCMSGDEIIEMQQLVKRVPVSDQVLGYACALVRSSRPDTPEACEFVNKWISWGAGPRGVLTLVSCAKARAILHGRYHATVADVQAVAKPALRHRIAGNYSAQAAGVSSEQLIDMLLKEISADKHYQAPAMAS, from the coding sequence ATGAGCGAACAGCCAGGGACTCCGTCGGAGCAAGACGATCTCGCCGCCGTGAAAAAGTGCGAGGCCGCCTTTAACAAGATTCGTGAACAACTGGCGAAGGTAATCGTCGGCCAGGATGAGGTCATTGAGCAGGTGCTCATTGCCATGTTCGCCCGTGGGCATGCCCTGCTCGAAGGCGTTCCCGGTCTGGCGAAAACGCTGCTCATTAGTTCGCTTGCCGAATCGTTGCATTTGACGTTCAAACGCATCCAGTTCACCCCTGACCTGATGCCCAGCGACGTCACCGGCGCCGATGTCATTCAAGAGGATCCGGAAACCCATCAAAGGGCGTACCGCTTCCTGCCGGGTCCCATTTTCGCCAACATGCTGCTGGCGGACGAAATCAACCGTACGCCCCCCAAAACCCAGGCCGCCATGCTCGAAGCCATGCAAGAGCACCAGGTCAGTGCGGGCGGCAGCATGCACAAGCTGCCGGCGCCGTTCTTCGTGCTGGCCACGCAGAACCCGCTGGAGCAGGAAGGCACCTATCCCCTGCCGGAAGCCCAGCTGGACCGCTTCCTGCTGTACGTCAAAGTCGGTTACCCGTCGGCCGCCGAAGAGTGGGAAATCGCCCGCCGCGTCACCACCAGCCAGATGGGCAAGATCGATCCTTGCATGTCGGGCGACGAAATTATCGAAATGCAGCAACTGGTCAAACGCGTGCCGGTCAGCGACCAGGTGCTGGGCTATGCGTGCGCCCTGGTGCGGTCCTCGCGACCCGATACGCCCGAAGCGTGCGAGTTTGTCAACAAGTGGATCAGCTGGGGCGCCGGCCCCCGCGGCGTGCTTACGCTTGTCTCTTGCGCCAAGGCGCGGGCCATTCTGCACGGCCGGTACCATGCCACCGTGGCCGACGTTCAGGCGGTCGCCAAGCCGGCCTTGCGACACCGCATCGCCGGAAACTACTCGGCCCAGGCGGCAGGCGTTTCCAGCGAGCAGCTGATCGATATGCTGCTGAAAGAGATCTCCGCCGACAAGCATTACCAGGCGCCGGCGATGGCCAGCTAA